One Bacteroidota bacterium genomic window carries:
- a CDS encoding tandem-95 repeat protein: MLLTTLGFGAQAQKKSEITAFQKQTAFTASYNSNYSNFDSTEPSEIMLLAANLLAKPDISTAPTAVDDAYTVDEDITLTITISSSGLLGNDADLDGDNLSVSLVPIVSPLHGLLTLNADGTFLYTPFADYNGTDSFVYEVCDDAAIQECSTANVTITINSVNDNPVAVNDASVPDPIEDTPYSGFDLLLNDSDVDAGDLLAVSTTPVSGPLHGNLVLNANGSYTYNPDLNFNGNDAFTYEVCDNALPPACAQAIVSLNVQAVNDAPQAAADTYSTNEDQTLNATSVLLNDSDPENDLMSVSLVPLTNVAHGVLQLFSNGTFSYLPDANYNGTDSFVYEVCDNGTSVMCSSALVTITINPSNDAPTAVDDPVTTDEDVVLNGASVIANDSDLDGHTLSVNTTPLVAPLHGNVLINFDGTYAYTPTANYFGNDSFTYQVCDNGVPVLCSSASVTLTINPVNDAPVAVADVASTDEDVVLNGTSLLANDSDPEGNSLTVTTTAVTLPLHGNLSLNSNGTYTYTPFANYSGIDSFVYEVCDNGSPVQCATASVSITIHPIADVPVATNDNYSTNEDVLLNGASVLVNDTDGDGDILSVNTTPLTNVTNGLLVLNSDGTFIYIPSTNFNGSDSFVYEVCDGSSNCTTATAIITVISVNDAPLAQNDVAIVAEDAVLNGSSLLANDSDPESNLLSISTTPLVAPLHGSLLINTDGTYSYTPTSNYNGADSFVYQVCDNGIPSACSSATVTITVNSVNDAPTAIADNVFTNEDIVLNGASLLLNDSDLDGNTISINTTPVSAPTSGILTINSNGTFQYTPNLNFNGTDSFVYRICDDGIPSQCATALVTITVNAVNDSPVALPDAVSTAEDNVLTGTSLLTNDSDPDGNALTLSSLPLVNPVHGLLTLNASGTYVYTPDLNYSGTDSFVYEVCDNSAPAACSSALVSINITAVNDAPSLSNDSYSTTEDTPLNGASILNNDSDLDGNNLVLNTTPVTAPAHGQLTLNTNGTFTYLPDLNYFGSDLFVYSVCDNGSPSLCSTASVTLNISATNDAPIALNGNYSTSEDATLNGSSVLTNDSDPDGDLLIINTTPVVNVSSGNLTLNSNGTFTYIPALNFNGTVSFTYEVCDNAIPSLCATAVTSIDVLSVNDAPSALPDVYSINEDTPLNGSSVLANDFDLELNAISLNTTPIIAPLHGLLILNSNGTFTYTPFPNYNGTDSFTYEICDNGTPSLCATAVANITINSINDNPIALNDNSSTLENITLNGTTVLANDSDPENGTLTVSTTPISNVSNGTLVLNANGTYTYTPNLNYNGFDTFIYQVCDNGIPVACATATVTISIGAVNQFPIATNDAISMNEDTPNSSNVLNNDSDPDLDILTVTAVTNFPTAHGTITLAANGAYTYTPNLNYNGPDSYVYQVCDNGNPSLCSNATISITVQAVNDAPVAVNDNVTTPEDAVLNGSSLLINDSDIDGNPLTLNTTPLVVPAHGSLVLNSNGTYTYTPALNYIGGDLFVYEVCDNGLPPLCSNAVVLITVTAVNDAPTATTDSYSTNEDNVLFGSSVLANDFDQDGNSLSLTGVAITPPLHGNLVLNANGTFIYTPFLNYNGTDSFVYEVCDNGVPSLCANAVVNLTITPINDAPIAVADVATTAEDTPLSGTSVLTNDSDADGNPFTISTTPAVLPLHGTVTINSNGTYLYTPTANYSGSDSFTYQVCDNGTPVLCATAVVSINVTPTNDSPVAINDFAVTNEDTPLNGTTVLSNDTDPDGNPLIVTVNPITAPSNGILVLNSNGTYSYTPNLNYNGTDSFTYQVCDNGSPSLCATALVTITINAINDAPQTVTDVFTVTEDAVLNGSNLLTNDTDPEANVLVITTVAVTNPLHGTVTINANGTFVYTPAANYNGPDSFVYQTCDAGIPVACATGVVNITVTPINDAPIAQDDNASTLENVTLNGSGLLSNDSDPDANPLSIATTPLIAPLHGILVLNSNGTYSYTPNTGYSGFDSFTYRVCDNGLPALCDDAVVTIGIGAVNHAPLALNDAFSTNENSALNASVSANDSDPDANNLSYSGTLVIQPTNGTVLLNNNGTFTYTPNSGFSGNDGFTYQVCDDGVPPLCATATVSITVIAVNDAPIANADVVTINEDNTISTFNLLNNDTDIDGNSLVISTIPVQTTQHGTLTINSNGTFSFTPDLNYSGTDTFIYQVCDNGSPALCDTATVTITVTAVNDAPSAINDSFVTTMNSVINGNLISNDSDVDGPILSTSILASVTNGNVVLNSNGAFTYTPTNGFIGIDSLRYILCDGASATLCDTATAYFTINPIPNSTPIANADNYTLTEDAVLTSPFSVLANDTDPDGNNISILISSLILPNNGILNFNANGTFTYTPNSNFNGTDSFEYTLCDDGTPTLCDTAIVILQVTSVNDQPIATIDTAQTLINTIVSGNVLSNDSDDDGPQQLITQLTFPSNGSIVLNTNGSFSYTPNNGFTGSDTVFYSLCDNGIPNLCASSYLVIHVNPLPPNQAPVANPDFVFTSEDTQVTGSIASNDSDPEMSTLIYTAFNGSTNHGTIAISTSGNFIYVPAADYFGTDSFIYTVCDTVSPPLCDTALITFTITAINDAPIAQNDSASILQGTTASGNVLSNDFDVEAAPLTSQILVLPINGIASLNANGAYTYTPNANFIGTDIFSYLVCDGGTPNNCDTALVVVTVSAPPCAGYIANTDQVITNEDVQTVTAVLTNDNVIVSNVILTISTNPVNGSVSINANNTITYTPGLNFNGTDSYIYTVGRSTGGPSVCDTALVQISILPINDAPVAVNDAFTTSPGNAVNSNVQLNDSDVDDLILNSVVVQPASNGIVNLNSNGIFTYTPNPGFIGVDTFTYALCDGATPTLCDTAVVTITVSGNLCAGFKANSDTASMLEDNSVTISVLANDTVILSKLGIALSTNALHGTVTLSANQSFTYVPSANYHGPDSFIYSVTDTTLPGSFICDTAIVFLNVISVNDAPVALHDLYTMSEGQLLSDTVVINDVDIDTDTLNVSVIIQPAHGTLQLNTNGTFTYQPNAFYFGFDSFVYNLCESNQSAPLCDTALVRIFISKINKAPLATNDTATMNQGEILSRNLLANDIDPDNNDLLTTTTGSLLPAHGVLIIQNDGSYTYTPDELYFGLDSFSYTVCDDNLNNKLCDEGTVFITILETPFVIPDAFSPDGDNINDLFVIKRIQAFPNNELRVFNRWGRLVYSKKGYDNSWDGKANVGNEGEGLPSGSYYYTLIFNDGSTETKQGYIVLRK, translated from the coding sequence GTGCTTCTTACAACTTTAGGATTTGGTGCTCAAGCTCAAAAAAAATCTGAAATCACTGCTTTTCAAAAACAGACAGCTTTCACCGCTTCTTACAATTCAAACTATTCAAATTTTGATAGTACTGAACCATCAGAAATTATGCTATTGGCAGCTAATTTACTTGCTAAACCTGATATTTCAACTGCACCAACAGCAGTTGATGATGCATATACAGTAGATGAGGATATTACTTTAACTATCACGATTTCATCTTCAGGTTTGCTTGGGAATGACGCTGATTTAGATGGCGATAATTTGAGCGTTTCATTAGTTCCAATTGTTTCTCCATTGCATGGTTTACTTACATTAAATGCCGATGGTACATTTTTATATACTCCATTTGCTGATTACAATGGGACTGATTCATTTGTGTACGAAGTATGTGACGATGCTGCTATTCAGGAATGTTCAACAGCCAATGTAACTATAACTATTAATTCGGTTAACGATAATCCTGTTGCAGTTAACGATGCTTCGGTTCCAGACCCCATTGAAGATACTCCTTATTCGGGTTTCGATCTTTTACTAAACGATTCAGATGTTGATGCCGGCGATTTACTTGCTGTATCAACAACTCCGGTCTCAGGACCTTTGCATGGCAATTTAGTTTTAAATGCTAATGGTTCTTACACTTATAACCCTGATTTAAATTTTAATGGCAACGATGCGTTTACCTATGAAGTTTGCGACAATGCACTACCACCTGCTTGTGCTCAAGCTATAGTTTCACTCAACGTACAAGCTGTAAATGATGCTCCACAGGCTGCTGCTGATACTTATTCAACAAATGAAGATCAAACTTTGAATGCTACATCAGTATTGCTTAATGATTCAGATCCTGAAAACGATTTAATGTCTGTTTCGTTGGTACCACTTACTAATGTAGCACATGGAGTACTTCAGCTTTTTTCAAATGGAACATTCAGCTATTTACCTGATGCTAATTACAATGGTACCGATAGTTTTGTTTACGAAGTTTGTGACAACGGAACATCTGTTATGTGCAGTAGTGCCTTAGTTACAATAACTATTAACCCTAGCAATGACGCGCCAACTGCTGTTGATGACCCGGTTACAACCGATGAAGATGTAGTATTGAATGGTGCTTCTGTGATCGCTAACGATAGCGATCTCGATGGACATACTTTAAGCGTAAATACTACACCTTTAGTTGCCCCTTTACACGGAAATGTACTTATCAATTTTGATGGAACATACGCTTATACACCTACTGCTAACTATTTCGGTAACGATAGCTTTACATATCAAGTATGTGATAATGGAGTACCTGTTTTATGCAGTTCTGCTTCGGTTACATTAACCATTAATCCGGTAAATGATGCTCCTGTTGCAGTAGCCGATGTTGCTAGTACCGATGAAGATGTTGTTTTAAACGGGACAAGTTTATTAGCGAATGATAGCGATCCTGAAGGAAATTCTCTTACAGTTACTACCACAGCTGTAACTCTACCCTTGCACGGGAATTTAAGTTTAAACTCTAACGGAACTTATACCTACACTCCATTTGCAAATTATTCAGGCATTGATTCATTTGTCTATGAAGTATGTGACAATGGTTCTCCGGTGCAATGTGCAACTGCAAGCGTTTCGATCACCATTCATCCAATTGCAGATGTTCCGGTTGCTACTAACGATAATTATTCAACCAACGAAGATGTATTACTCAATGGAGCCAGTGTATTGGTAAATGATACAGATGGAGATGGTGACATACTTAGCGTAAACACAACTCCTTTAACGAATGTTACGAATGGCCTTTTGGTACTAAATTCAGATGGTACATTTATTTATATTCCAAGTACCAATTTTAACGGTAGCGATAGCTTTGTTTATGAAGTGTGTGATGGCAGTTCCAATTGCACAACAGCCACAGCTATTATTACAGTAATCTCAGTAAACGATGCACCTCTTGCACAAAACGATGTTGCCATTGTTGCTGAGGATGCTGTATTAAATGGTAGTTCATTACTCGCTAACGACAGTGATCCGGAATCTAATTTGTTAAGTATTTCTACTACACCATTAGTTGCTCCGCTTCATGGTAGTTTGTTAATTAATACAGATGGAACTTATAGCTATACCCCTACTTCCAATTACAATGGAGCTGATAGCTTTGTTTATCAAGTGTGTGATAATGGTATTCCTTCGGCTTGCTCTAGTGCAACAGTTACGATTACGGTAAATTCTGTGAACGACGCTCCTACTGCAATTGCCGACAATGTATTCACCAATGAAGATATTGTTTTAAACGGAGCATCACTCTTATTAAACGATTCCGATTTGGATGGAAATACAATTAGTATAAATACTACTCCAGTTAGTGCTCCAACTTCTGGGATACTAACAATTAACTCCAACGGAACTTTTCAGTATACTCCTAACCTAAATTTCAACGGTACTGATAGTTTTGTTTACCGTATTTGCGACGATGGAATTCCATCACAATGCGCAACTGCCCTAGTTACAATTACTGTGAATGCGGTAAACGATAGTCCTGTTGCTCTTCCTGATGCAGTATCAACTGCTGAAGATAATGTTTTAACAGGAACCTCTTTATTGACAAACGATAGCGACCCTGATGGTAATGCATTAACACTTTCATCTTTGCCACTTGTTAACCCGGTGCATGGTTTGCTGACTTTAAACGCAAGTGGAACGTATGTATATACTCCCGATTTAAATTACTCCGGAACGGATAGTTTTGTGTATGAAGTTTGCGACAATTCAGCTCCTGCTGCTTGCTCATCCGCATTAGTATCCATCAACATCACAGCGGTAAATGATGCGCCTTCGCTATCCAATGATAGTTATTCAACTACAGAGGATACACCGTTAAATGGTGCATCCATACTGAACAATGACAGCGATTTGGATGGAAATAATTTAGTATTAAATACTACTCCGGTTACTGCCCCTGCACATGGACAATTAACTTTAAATACAAATGGAACCTTTACCTACTTACCGGATCTAAACTATTTTGGAAGTGACCTTTTTGTATACAGTGTATGCGACAACGGAAGCCCTTCTCTTTGTTCCACAGCGAGTGTTACACTTAACATTTCGGCCACAAACGATGCGCCAATTGCCCTAAACGGAAACTATTCAACTTCAGAAGATGCCACACTAAATGGATCATCTGTTTTGACCAATGACAGCGACCCAGATGGCGACTTGTTAATTATAAATACCACTCCTGTTGTAAATGTAAGCAGTGGAAATCTTACACTGAATTCAAACGGTACTTTTACTTATATACCTGCTTTAAATTTTAATGGAACTGTAAGTTTTACTTATGAAGTATGCGACAATGCAATTCCTTCGCTTTGCGCCACAGCAGTTACCTCAATTGATGTGCTTTCAGTAAACGACGCTCCCTCTGCCCTGCCCGATGTTTACTCAATAAATGAAGATACCCCACTGAACGGGAGCAGTGTTTTGGCAAATGATTTTGATTTAGAATTAAATGCAATTAGTTTAAATACAACTCCTATTATTGCTCCACTTCATGGACTTTTAATTCTCAATAGCAATGGAACTTTCACCTATACACCGTTCCCAAATTACAATGGTACTGATAGTTTTACTTATGAAATTTGCGACAATGGAACTCCGTCCCTTTGCGCTACTGCTGTAGCAAACATTACTATTAATTCCATTAACGACAATCCGATAGCGTTAAATGACAATAGTTCTACACTAGAAAATATTACACTCAATGGAACTACAGTACTAGCAAACGATTCCGACCCGGAAAATGGAACACTAACTGTTTCTACAACTCCTATTAGCAATGTAAGCAATGGTACACTAGTCCTAAACGCAAATGGAACTTACACCTATACACCTAATTTAAACTACAATGGTTTTGACACCTTCATCTATCAGGTTTGCGACAACGGAATACCTGTTGCCTGTGCAACTGCAACAGTTACCATATCTATTGGTGCAGTTAATCAGTTTCCCATTGCTACGAATGATGCCATTAGTATGAATGAAGATACTCCTAATAGCAGCAATGTATTGAATAACGACAGCGATCCTGACTTAGATATTCTTACCGTTACAGCGGTTACTAATTTTCCAACCGCACACGGAACAATTACTTTGGCAGCTAATGGAGCATACACTTACACTCCAAATTTAAATTATAATGGACCTGATAGTTATGTGTATCAGGTTTGTGATAATGGAAACCCATCTTTATGTTCCAATGCAACCATCTCAATAACCGTACAAGCTGTAAATGATGCACCGGTTGCAGTAAACGACAATGTTACTACACCTGAAGATGCTGTTTTAAATGGCAGTTCCTTACTTATAAATGATTCGGATATTGATGGTAATCCCTTGACATTAAATACAACTCCTTTAGTTGTTCCGGCTCATGGATCGTTGGTATTAAATTCAAACGGTACCTATACATATACTCCGGCCTTAAATTATATTGGTGGTGATCTTTTTGTTTATGAAGTATGCGATAATGGTTTGCCTCCATTATGTAGTAATGCAGTTGTGTTAATTACAGTTACTGCAGTAAATGACGCACCAACTGCTACCACTGATTCATATTCTACAAATGAAGACAATGTATTGTTTGGATCAAGCGTTTTAGCAAATGATTTTGACCAAGATGGGAATTCTCTATCCCTTACCGGAGTAGCTATTACACCTCCGCTTCATGGTAATTTAGTTCTAAACGCGAATGGAACTTTTATTTATACACCATTTTTAAATTACAATGGTACTGACAGTTTCGTATACGAAGTTTGCGACAATGGGGTTCCTTCGCTTTGTGCTAATGCAGTAGTGAACCTTACTATTACACCAATAAACGATGCTCCAATCGCAGTTGCTGATGTTGCAACAACTGCCGAAGATACACCCTTATCAGGTACTTCTGTACTAACGAATGATTCGGATGCAGACGGAAATCCATTTACTATTAGCACAACCCCTGCTGTTTTACCCTTACATGGTACTGTAACTATAAACAGTAATGGAACTTATTTATATACACCTACTGCAAACTATAGCGGTTCTGATAGTTTTACGTACCAGGTTTGCGACAATGGTACACCTGTGTTGTGTGCTACAGCGGTTGTGTCAATAAACGTTACGCCTACTAATGATTCCCCGGTTGCGATTAACGATTTTGCGGTTACAAATGAAGATACCCCATTAAATGGAACTACCGTTTTGTCTAACGATACAGACCCGGATGGTAATCCACTTATTGTTACAGTTAACCCTATAACTGCTCCAAGCAATGGAATATTGGTATTAAATTCGAACGGTACTTATTCATATACACCCAATTTAAATTATAACGGAACCGATAGTTTTACCTATCAAGTATGTGATAATGGAAGTCCTTCCTTATGCGCTACTGCACTTGTTACTATAACAATAAATGCTATAAATGATGCGCCTCAAACTGTAACGGATGTATTTACTGTTACCGAAGATGCTGTTTTAAACGGTAGCAACTTATTGACAAATGACACCGACCCTGAGGCAAATGTGTTGGTAATTACAACCGTAGCGGTTACCAATCCATTGCACGGTACAGTAACAATTAATGCCAATGGAACCTTTGTCTATACTCCAGCCGCAAATTATAATGGACCCGATTCATTCGTTTATCAAACTTGCGATGCAGGAATACCGGTAGCTTGTGCAACAGGAGTTGTAAATATAACTGTAACTCCAATAAATGATGCTCCGATAGCCCAAGATGACAATGCTTCAACACTTGAAAACGTAACCCTTAACGGTTCAGGTTTATTGAGCAATGATTCCGATCCGGATGCTAATCCTTTGAGCATTGCAACAACTCCACTGATAGCTCCATTGCACGGTATTTTGGTTTTAAATTCTAATGGAACTTATTCTTATACTCCCAATACTGGTTATTCAGGATTTGATAGTTTTACCTATCGTGTTTGCGACAATGGATTACCTGCCTTGTGTGATGACGCTGTGGTAACTATTGGAATAGGTGCTGTAAATCACGCACCACTTGCATTGAATGATGCATTTTCAACCAACGAAAATAGCGCTCTCAATGCTTCTGTATCTGCTAACGACAGTGACCCGGATGCAAATAACCTTTCTTATTCCGGTACTCTTGTGATTCAACCAACCAATGGTACTGTGCTATTGAATAACAATGGTACATTTACGTATACTCCTAATTCGGGCTTTTCAGGAAACGATGGATTTACTTATCAAGTGTGTGATGATGGTGTTCCTCCTTTATGTGCAACTGCTACAGTTTCAATTACTGTGATTGCTGTAAATGATGCTCCGATTGCTAATGCTGATGTTGTTACCATTAATGAAGATAATACAATTTCCACATTCAATTTACTTAATAATGATACTGACATTGATGGAAATTCACTTGTAATAAGTACCATCCCTGTGCAAACAACCCAACATGGTACATTGACAATTAATTCAAATGGAACTTTTTCCTTTACACCAGATTTAAATTATTCAGGAACCGATACTTTTATTTATCAGGTGTGCGACAATGGATCTCCAGCCCTCTGTGATACAGCTACTGTGACCATCACGGTAACAGCTGTAAATGATGCCCCTAGTGCTATAAATGATTCGTTTGTAACTACAATGAACAGTGTTATTAATGGAAATTTAATCAGCAATGACAGTGACGTGGATGGACCTATACTCAGTACTTCGATACTAGCATCCGTAACAAATGGAAATGTAGTACTTAATTCAAATGGCGCTTTTACTTATACTCCAACTAACGGTTTTATAGGAATTGACTCACTTCGTTATATACTTTGTGATGGTGCCAGTGCTACTTTATGCGACACTGCGACTGCTTACTTTACCATTAATCCAATTCCTAACAGCACTCCTATTGCGAATGCCGATAATTACACACTTACAGAAGATGCAGTGTTAACCTCACCTTTTTCTGTATTGGCTAACGATACCGACCCTGATGGGAATAATATAAGTATACTTATTTCTTCGCTTATTCTGCCTAACAACGGAATCTTGAATTTCAATGCTAATGGTACTTTTACCTACACTCCTAATTCTAATTTTAATGGTACTGATAGTTTTGAATATACACTTTGCGACGATGGTACTCCAACACTGTGTGATACTGCAATTGTTATTTTGCAAGTTACATCTGTAAATGACCAACCAATCGCTACCATTGACACCGCACAAACACTCATTAATACAATTGTTTCAGGAAATGTATTAAGCAACGATTCAGATGATGATGGTCCCCAGCAATTGATAACCCAATTAACTTTTCCTTCAAATGGTTCTATAGTTCTTAACACGAATGGAAGCTTTAGCTATACTCCTAACAATGGGTTTACCGGTTCTGATACTGTTTTCTACAGCCTCTGTGATAATGGAATTCCTAATTTATGTGCAAGCTCTTATTTGGTAATTCATGTTAATCCCCTTCCTCCTAACCAAGCTCCGGTAGCAAATCCTGATTTTGTATTTACATCAGAGGACACACAGGTTACAGGAAGTATAGCCTCAAATGACTCGGATCCTGAAATGAGTACCCTTATTTATACTGCCTTTAACGGTAGCACCAATCATGGAACAATAGCGATAAGTACTTCCGGTAATTTTATTTACGTGCCTGCTGCAGATTATTTTGGAACCGATAGCTTTATTTACACTGTTTGTGATACTGTTTCACCTCCCTTGTGCGATACAGCACTTATTACCTTTACCATCACAGCCATAAATGATGCCCCAATTGCTCAAAACGATTCTGCTTCTATTTTACAAGGAACCACAGCTTCTGGAAATGTACTTTCCAACGATTTCGATGTGGAAGCAGCTCCGCTTACATCCCAGATACTGGTTTTACCAATTAACGGGATTGCATCTCTAAATGCAAATGGTGCTTACACCTATACTCCCAATGCAAATTTTATTGGAACCGATATATTTTCATACCTAGTTTGCGATGGTGGAACTCCTAACAATTGTGACACTGCATTAGTAGTAGTTACTGTTTCTGCACCACCTTGTGCCGGATATATTGCAAATACTGACCAAGTTATTACCAACGAAGATGTGCAAACTGTAACGGCTGTTTTAACGAATGACAATGTTATTGTATCAAATGTAATTCTTACAATTTCTACAAATCCGGTTAACGGAAGTGTGAGTATTAATGCAAACAATACCATTACTTATACTCCGGGTTTAAATTTTAATGGAACCGATTCATACATCTATACTGTTGGGCGATCAACTGGTGGTCCAAGTGTTTGCGATACAGCGCTGGTTCAAATTAGTATTTTGCCGATTAATGATGCACCCGTTGCAGTTAACGATGCGTTCACAACAAGCCCTGGAAATGCAGTAAATAGTAATGTTCAACTAAATGATTCAGATGTAGATGATCTAATACTTAATTCTGTAGTTGTTCAACCTGCCTCAAACGGAATTGTTAACTTGAATTCAAACGGAATATTTACCTACACACCCAATCCCGGATTTATTGGAGTTGATACATTTACCTATGCACTTTGTGATGGCGCCACACCAACGCTTTGTGATACTGCAGTTGTTACCATCACAGTGAGTGGAAATTTATGTGCAGGGTTTAAAGCAAACAGTGACACAGCGTCAATGCTTGAAGATAATTCAGTTACAATTTCTGTTTTGGCGAATGATACCGTAATACTTTCGAAATTGGGTATTGCTCTTTCTACCAATGCACTGCATGGAACAGTTACTTTATCTGCCAATCAAAGCTTTACTTATGTTCCTTCAGCAAATTATCATGGTCCTGATTCCTTTATTTACAGCGTTACCGATACTACTTTACCCGGTTCATTTATTTGTGATACTGCCATTGTTTTTTTGAATGTAATTTCTGTAAATGATGCTCCTGTTGCGTTGCACGATTTGTATACGATGAGTGAAGGACAGCTCTTGAGCGATACTGTTGTAATAAACGATGTTGATATAGATACAGACACGCTTAATGTTTCGGTTATTATTCAACCAGCTCATGGTACCTTGCAATTAAATACTAATGGCACATTTACATACCAGCCGAATGCATTCTATTTTGGATTCGATTCATTTGTATATAACCTCTGCGAAAGCAATCAATCTGCACCACTCTGCGATACAGCCTTGGTGAGAATTTTTATCAGTAAAATAAATAAAGCTCCTCTTGCAACTAATGATACTGCAACAATGAACCAAGGTGAAATTCTCAGTCGAAATTTGTTGGCAAACGACATTGATCCTGATAATAACGACCTATTGACGACAACTACCGGAAGCCTGTTACCGGCGCACGGTGTCTTAATTATTCAAAATGATGGATCATACACGTATACACCTGATGAATTATATTTTGGATTGGACTCGTTTTCTTACACAGTGTGTGACGACAATTTAAACAATAAGCTGTGTGATGAAGGGACGGTATTTATTACCATTCTAGAAACACCATTTGTTATTCCTGATGCCTTTTCTCCTGACGGTGATAACATAAATGATCTTTTTGTAATAAAAAGAATTCAAGCCTTTCCGAATAATGAGTTAAGAGTATTTAATCGCTGGGGGCGTTTAGTTTATAGCAAAAAGGGCTATGACAATAGTTGGGATGGAAAGGCAAATGTTGGCAATGAAGGTGAAGGATTGCCTTCAGGTTCTTACTATTATACGCTAATTTTTAATGACGGATCTACAGAAACCAAGCAGGGATATATCGTACTACGAAAATAA
- a CDS encoding type IX secretion system membrane protein PorP/SprF — translation MKNTTKILKTIVPLSLLLLISQLAIAQFQPQFTQYMFNEVIVNPAYTGARECLSSTLLYRNQWTGMDGAPVTETFTIHSPIANQKMGVGLSVINDKITVMRNTGIYANYAYRLNLEKGKLSFGLQVGALNHYEKLADLNPVEANDPQFAANTPKLLLPNAGFGVFYYTKKFYAGFSIPKLLLNTVSASESKKVKNTVSVRDWNWHLTAGYLADVTASIKLKPSIILKKVNGAPTVVDANINALFNDIVWLGLGYRIGDAIAIFAGLQITKQMRFGYAFDYTTSSLKTFNGGTHELTLGFDFSFDKTKIVTPRFF, via the coding sequence ATGAAGAATACAACAAAGATTTTAAAAACTATAGTACCGCTTAGCTTGCTGCTACTAATCTCGCAGTTAGCCATAGCACAATTTCAACCCCAATTTACACAATACATGTTTAATGAGGTAATCGTAAATCCTGCTTATACAGGTGCACGTGAATGCCTCTCATCAACCTTATTGTACCGCAATCAGTGGACCGGTATGGATGGAGCTCCGGTAACAGAAACCTTTACCATTCATTCACCCATTGCAAATCAAAAAATGGGAGTTGGTCTTAGTGTTATAAACGATAAAATAACTGTAATGCGCAACACTGGAATTTATGCCAACTATGCTTACAGGTTAAATTTAGAAAAAGGCAAATTATCGTTCGGACTTCAAGTTGGTGCTTTAAATCATTATGAAAAACTTGCTGACCTTAATCCGGTTGAAGCCAACGATCCTCAATTTGCTGCGAATACACCTAAACTATTGCTTCCCAATGCTGGATTTGGAGTATTTTACTATACCAAGAAATTTTATGCAGGATTTTCAATACCCAAACTTTTGTTGAATACAGTATCCGCATCTGAAAGTAAAAAAGTAAAAAATACCGTCTCGGTAAGGGATTGGAATTGGCACTTAACCGCAGGATATTTAGCAGATGTTACTGCCTCCATAAAATTAAAACCCTCCATCATACTGAAAAAAGTTAATGGCGCACCAACAGTTGTTGATGCTAATATAAATGCACTTTTCAATGATATTGTTTGGCTCGGATTAGGGTATCGCATAGGGGATGCAATTGCCATTTTTGCCGGATTACAAATTACCAAACAAATGCGTTTCGGTTATGCTTTTGATTACACTACATCGTCGCTTAAAACTTTTAATGGCGGTACGCATGAATTAACCTTGGGATTTGATTTCTCATTTGATAAAACAAAAATTGTAACTCCTCGTTTTTTTTAA